The Tenebrio molitor chromosome 3, icTenMoli1.1, whole genome shotgun sequence genome contains a region encoding:
- the LOC138126098 gene encoding uncharacterized protein, with product MQDYLEAGHMSLAPPARGTTARSYYIPHHCVQKPDSASTKLRVVFDVSAKCANGQSLNDTLHTGPKLLQDIVRVLLNFRLHRVVFTADVRQMYRQISIPPNDREFQRIIWRSSPDDALQDYYLNTVTYGVCSAPFLAIRTLLQLASDEQSRFPRAAAVVRSDIYMDDIVTGCDSVQDALELQEQLIKLLQCGQFELRKRASNALPLIEHLDSSFRQDVRDFDSGDSVASVKILGLQWLPSQDVFSFKVKPTDRTCTKRTILSEIARIFDPLDFLSPLTFFAKHLIQQLWCLGLSWDTPPAEITHRWEQYRSQLPGMSEIKLKRHLLTRQHLSCELHGFCDASEMGYAAAVYLRGVDYNGDVSISLVMAKSKVAPLKRRSLPQLELCGAHLLAKLLSYVSSLYVKCNITVVTAWTDSMIVLGWLRASPHRWKTFVSNRVAYIQDKVPSECWRHVRSSDNPADCASRGLLPDEVKNHNLWWRGPNWLHQDPDFWPSEPSTAFLREEAMINSETRRTILLIATEENALDRLIKNCSSLSRIKIIIAHLFRFVNNCRVASNSNRRFGPISLDEQTTAMNVLIKHTQRSAFEDTIRKLEDKQQCAKPIQRLAPFLDQKGIIRDGVVRVATVKTTNGSIRRPVVKLCPLPSQ from the coding sequence ATGCAGGACTATTTGGAAGCGGGTCACATGTCGTTGGCGCCACCCGCGAGGGGCACCACAGCGCGAAGCTACTACATACCGCACCACTGTGTGCAAAAGCCGGACAGCGCTTCCACGAAGTTGCGGGTAGTTTTCGACGTCAGCGCCAAGTGCGCCAATGGTCAATCTCTGAATGACACCCTGCACACCGGACCGAAGCTTTTACAAGACATCGTCAGGGTACTTCTCAATTTTCGCCTCCACCGAGTAGTTTTTACAGCCGACGTTCGCCAAATGTACCGTCAAATATCGATTCCGCCCAACGACCGGGAATTCCAACGGATCATTTGGCGGTCGTCTCCGGACGATGCGCTGCAAGATTACTACCTAAACACTGTCACTTACGGAGTTTGCTCAGCCCCCTTTTTAGCTATTCGTACGCTCCTGCAACTTGCGAGCGACGAACAATCGCGTTTTCCTCGAGCGGCAGCCGTAGTTCGCAGCGACATTTACATGGACGACATCGTCACCGGTTGCGATTCGGTCCAAGACGCTCTCGAATTGCAAGAGCAATTAATTAAGCTGCTACAATGTGGCCAGTTTGAACTGAGGAAAAGGGCGAGCAACGCGCTCCCGCTAATCGAACATCTGGACTCCTCTTTCCGGCAGGACGTTCGTGACTTTGATTCCGGAGATTCAGTTGCCTCCGTGAAGATTCTCGGTCTGCAGTGGTTACCATCGCAAGATGTCTTTTCGTTCAAAGTAAAACCGACCGACCGCACTTGTACAAAGCGAACCATTTTATCGGAAATTGCTCGGATATTTGACCCTCTCGATTTTTTATCGCCCTTAACGTTTTTCGCTAAGCACCTGATACAACAGCTATGGTGTCTTGGTTTGTCGTGGGATACCCCCCCTGCCGAAATAACCCACCGATGGGAGCAGTATCGATCTCAATTACCGGGGATGTCCGAAATCAAATTAAAGCGTCATCTATTAACCAGGCAACACCTCTCGTGCGAGTTACATGGATTCTGCGATGCCTCGGAGATGGGCTACGCCGCGGCCGTGTATTTACGCGGGGTGGACTATAACGGTGACGTGTCGATCAGCCTGGTGATGGCCAAATCAAAAGTTGCCCCTCTTAAACGCCGGTCCTTGCCCCAATTAGAACTTTGTGGTGCTCACCTGCTGGCAAAACTACTTAGTTATGTCAGTTCATTGTACGTCAAATGTAACATCACCGTCGTGACCGCTTGGACCGACTCGATGATAGTTTTAGGGTGGTTGCGGGCGTCACCTCACCGTTGGAAAACTTTCGTGAGCAATCGAGTTGCGTACATTCAGGACAAGGTACCTTCGGAATGCTGGCGTCACGTTCGGTCTAGTGATAACCCAGCAGATTGCGCATCGCGAGGCCTACTTCCCGACGAAGTGAAAAATCACAATTTGTGGTGGCGCGGCCCGAACTGGCTGCACCAAGACCCTGATTTTTGGCCAAGCGAACCGTCGACGGCTTTCCTCCGTGAAGAAGCCATGATTAACAGCGAAACGCGTCGCACCATTTTGTTAATCGCCACCGAAGAAAACGCCTTAGATCGcttaatcaaaaattgttCGTCGTTGTCAAGGATCAAAATCATCATAGCGCATCTTTTTCGTTTCGTTAACAATTGCCGTGTTGCGTCAAATTCGAATCGTCGTTTTGGACCAATTTCGCTCGACGAACAAACCACCGCGATGAACGTCTTGATCAAACATACGCAACGTTCGGCCTTTGAAGACACGATCCGCAAACTGGAAGACAAGCAACAATGCGCCAAGCCGATTCAGCGACTAGCTCCGTTCCTTGATCAAAAGGGAATTATACGGGATGGGGTAGTCCGCGTCGCGACGGTGAAGACTACCAACGGCAGCATTCGACGCCCGGTGGTGAAGTTGTGTCCGTTGCCATCGCAATAG